The following DNA comes from Coleofasciculus sp. FACHB-1120.
GTTGCAATTGTCAGTACCTGATAATCCTGATTGGAAATGCTGGCGATTTGCCATCACCGCGCGACTGCCGACTGAGAAAGTACCCCTCTACAGCGCGTTGTTGAATGAGACGCCTGCGGCTACTCTCGATGCGCCTGCGGGACAAACGGTTGAAGTTCTCTGGTGGCTGCCTACAGACTATAGTAGTAGCGGTCAATCCCTGCTCCGCCGGAAAGGTCGTTACGAGGTGAGATATGACCAAGGCTTCACAGCGACGCTGGATGGGCAGGGAGCAACTTCTTGGTCTGAGATTTTTGGGTCATCGGAAAAACCGCCGGTGTGGTTTTCTCCTGTTTCCTGGCCTGCTAATGGCTGGCATTGGGATGGTTCGCGCTTTGTCCGAGGATTTGATGAAGTGTGTGAGTGTCACTCTGGAGGGGGGCCGAGAGGCATTGGGCCTATAGAGCACAATGCTAGCGGCGGCATTAACCTGAATGCTATGCGAGGCGATTTGGAGTTCGTGAATCTGTCGAAGAATTCTACCAGTGTCAAGTATTATTCCGGCTGGGTTGACGATGCTCTGATCAATCCTTACCCAACGGTGGTGCCGCAATATCCAAAAAATGCTCAACCCAATCCTCTAGAATCTATCGCTAAGCAACTCTAGCTCAGCGTTTTCTACGGTAAGACAAGATATTAGGAATCGGCAAATGGGTGACATTTTTTCTCTAGTTATAATTACGGCGCTGTTATTTTTCGGCCCAGCGCTTTCTGCGATCGCAATTCGACGTTCTCTTTCGATTCCTTGGCAATTAGTCCTGCTTGCCGTTTGTGTTTTCTACAGCATTTTCCCAATTCTACTGACTTTGGGAGGTACGGGTTTGGCTGAACGCTTCGCCTGTGAAGCCGGTGGTAGGGGAATCGTTATCTATAAATGTCCTGGAACCCCCTGGCTTGGGGATGTGATTACGTTTATGACCTTTGCTCATTGGGGTGCAATTTTCACGATTCCATCCGGGGTTGTGGGTTTTGTCGGACTCCTCATTTCCTTAATCCTCAAAAGGAACAGGTTGCGAACTGGGGTAAACACACCAGAAAGACCAACTGCCACTTTTTACCGCAGCCGTCGCCGCAAGGTCGTTGCAGGAGTGTGTGCAGCGATCGCGCAACGGTGGGGACTGTCACTCCTGGGTGTACGGGTTGCTATAGTCGTTTTAAGCGTTGTTATAACCGGAATTGGTCTGCCGATTTACCTTTGGGTGTGGTTGGCGTTTCCCCTAGAACCATCCCCTGAGCCTACACAAGTTGGGTAAATCATCACGATTTTAAGTTTCTGATAGATAGAGTCAATCATTGTGTTCTTAGCTTAGGGGTTTCAGTATCAAAATATTCACGCCAGCGACTAATCTGACCCTCTTTGAAATTGATCACAATGACATCATCAGCTTTGTTCCGATGACCTGTTGCATTTTCAGTATCTTCGTAATACCACTCGACTACTGCGCGATCGCCATCAACGATAATCTGCTGAATCTCAATTTTTATGTCTGAATATTGCTGAGCAAAATGAGTAACTTCTTGCCGAATTTTGTCTTGCCCCTGCCATTGTTGACCCGGTAGGATGATTTCACCATCGGGTGCAAACAGTGCGGTTAGAGCCTCTGCGTCACGAGCAATCCAGGCCTCTCTCGCTTGCGCGATCGCTATCCGAATATCTTCTGAATTCATAGACTGATTGGCAAACGCACCTTTACTCAAATCTGTATTTAATAATATGAGGCTTAACTCCGTCTATGTAAACCCTTTTAAGTGTAAAAGCTATATTGATAAAATAATAAAAGCTATCGCAATTATGTTTTATTTTTGAAATGTTGTTTTTTACGAACCACAAAGGACGCCCAGGACGCGAAGAAAAGAAATACAAAAAAATTGATTAGTTTGGCTAGGAAGACTATAAATCCCTCTAGCAGGAGAAGGAGTGTATCGCCGTGTTAAATGATTTAGGGGTTCAGAACCCAAATTTAGAGAAGTCGGGGATCTGAACCCCTAAATCACAACTAAAATCTGATTGCTATACTATTTTGGATTGCCAAAAACTTACAATTCTCCTTGTCTTGACCAATCGGTAGCTTCGGAAAATTAAATATACCAACAGTCAAACGAAATGAGATTATCAACGGGGGTAATGGGATTATTAAAGTCTTGTTTCGAGGCTTCTTTTCACTCTATTAGAAAATTTACCTTAAGGTAGACTCAGGCTGCTAAGGAAAGAAGCTTGATGCTGAAATTTTTAAACGTCTTTTTTACTTCAAGGCTAAGGAAAGAAGCTTAATGCTGGAATTTTTAAACGTCTTTTTTACTTCAGGAGGGTTTATCCCTCACGGTCATTGCTACCTATGGAAGCCTGGTTTGGTGTGGCTTCATATCGTGTCCGATTCTCTAATTGCCCTTGCTTATTATTCGATCCCAGTGACGCTGTTCTACTTTGTCCGCAAGCGTCAGGATCTCCCATTTGACTGGATTTTTTTGCTATTTGGGTCATTTATCATCGCCTGTGGTACCACCCATGTCATGGAGATTTGGACGCTGTGGCATCCTACCTATTGGCTATCGGGGTTTATCAAAGCAATTACCGCTTTAGTTTCGGTGTATACGGCTGCGTCTCTGGTGCAATTGGTTCCTAAAGCACTGGCTCTTCCAAGCCCCGCAGTGCTGGAAGCAACGAACCGAGAACTGGAAACCCAAATCGCCTACCGCTTGCAGATGGAGGAGGCGCTGCAAGCAAGCGAAGAACGATTTCGGAGTGCCTTTGACTATGCGGCGGTGGGAATGGCGCTGGTGGCAACAGATGGACGCTGGCTGGAAGTCAATCGTTCTTTATGCGAGATCGTTGGCTATTCGGAGCAAGAATTACTGGCTACGAACTTCCCGGCGATTACGCATCCAGACGATTTAGAAACCAATCTGGAATATATGCGCCAAATGCTGGCTGGCAAGATTCAGCATTACAACGTGGAGAAGCGATACCTCCACAAACAGGGACACATTGTATGGATTTTCTTGAGTGCATCGCTGGTGCATAATGCCAAGGGTGAACCGTTGTTTAATGCTCAGATTCAAGACATCACGCAGCGCAAGTTGGCAGAGGAGGAGAGAAAGGCATCGCAAGCGCGACTGGCTGGAATTTTGGATATTGCGGAGGATGCAATTATCTCGGTAAACGAAACACAACAAATTACCTTATTTAACCAAGGGGCGGAAAAAATCTTTGGCTATACCGCCAGTGAGGTAATTGGTCAGTCCCTGGATTTGCTGCTGCCGAAACGGGCTGCGATCGCTCACCGTCAGCATATCCGCAATTTTGACACTTCTGTGGGTAACGCCCGGAAAATGGGAGAGCGCAACGAGGTATTTGGACAGCGTAAAAATGGTGTGGAGTTTCCGGCGGAAGCTTCCATTTCTAAGCTGGAATTAGCTGGCGAAAAAATATTTACTGTAATTTTACGAGACATCACCGAACGCAAGCGGGGCGAGGAAGCTTTATCCCAACTAGCCTCGATTGTTGAGTCCTCAGAAGATGCGATCGTAGGCAAAACACTGGATGGAATCATTACCAGCTGGAACTCTGGGGCTGAACGAATTTATGGCTATACCGCCCAAGAAGTCAAGGGGCAGCCGATCTCGATTCTGCTGCCACCCGACCGCTTCAATGAGATGGCGTCAATTTTGGCAAGAATCAAGCAGGGAGAACGCATCCCCCCTTATGAAAGCGTGCGTTTTAGAAAAGACGGCAGTCAAATTGATGTTGCCATTACGATCTCTCCGATCAAGAATCGGGCGGGTCAGGTTACGGGTGCCTCAGCGATCGCCCGTGACGTTAGCGATCGCCGCGCCATAGAACGCCTCAAAGATGAGTTTGTCTCCATCGTCAGCCACGAACTGCGGACGCCTCTAACCTCGATTCGTGGTGCCCTCGGCTTGCTGGCAGGGGGTCTGCTCATGGCTAAACCTGAAAAGGCTCAACGGATGCTGGAGATTGCCGTCTCGAATACCGACCGCTTAGTGCGCCTGATTAACGACATCCTCGATATTGAGCGCATCGAGTCGGGTCAGGTAGCGATGGAGCATCAGATTTGCGATGCCGCAACTCTAATGCTTCAAGCTTCAGAGGTGATGCGGGCAATGGCTGACAAAGCCGGAGTCACCCTATGCGTATCTCCCCTATCCGCCCAACTGTACGCCGATCCTGACCGGATTATCCAGACCCTGACGAACCTACTCAGCAATGCCATCAAATTCTCTCCTCCTAGCAGCAGCGTCTATCTCAGCGCCGAAATTCAACAGACCGCGGAGCCTGTAAAGACGCGATTTCTCGCTCCTGGAGCCGGGGAGGGTGGAACAGAGAAAGAATTTACCCCCTCGCCTCCTCAACCTCTCACCCTTACAGTCTTGTTCAAAGTGAAAGACCAAGGACGAGGGATTCCCGCAGAGAAGCTGGAAAACGTCTTTGAACGATTCCAACAAGTTGATGCCTCTGACTCGCGCGATAAAGGTGGCACAGGTCTGGGGTTAGCAATTTGCCGCAGCATTGTGCAACAGCATGGAGGTCGCATCTGGGTCGAAAGTACGCTGAATGAAGGTAGTACCTTTTTCTTCACACTGCCCCTTTTGAGCGGTGAGACACGAATGCTGAATGCTGAGGATGAACGGGAGAATCTCTCTGAGGGGGATGTAACGACAGCGCTAGCCCAATCCTCCCTAGCTACTCAGGACGGTGCCGTGCCCTTACCTTCGGACGCTGACAATGCACTGGGTACGCCTCTCGTGCTGGTGTGCGATGATGAGCCTGCGGTCTGTACCGTAGTCCAAACTTTGCTAGAACAGCGCGGCTACCAAGTCAAGA
Coding sequences within:
- a CDS encoding PspC domain-containing protein, with the protein product MGDIFSLVIITALLFFGPALSAIAIRRSLSIPWQLVLLAVCVFYSIFPILLTLGGTGLAERFACEAGGRGIVIYKCPGTPWLGDVITFMTFAHWGAIFTIPSGVVGFVGLLISLILKRNRLRTGVNTPERPTATFYRSRRRKVVAGVCAAIAQRWGLSLLGVRVAIVVLSVVITGIGLPIYLWVWLAFPLEPSPEPTQVG
- a CDS encoding PAS domain S-box protein, producing MLEFLNVFFTSGGFIPHGHCYLWKPGLVWLHIVSDSLIALAYYSIPVTLFYFVRKRQDLPFDWIFLLFGSFIIACGTTHVMEIWTLWHPTYWLSGFIKAITALVSVYTAASLVQLVPKALALPSPAVLEATNRELETQIAYRLQMEEALQASEERFRSAFDYAAVGMALVATDGRWLEVNRSLCEIVGYSEQELLATNFPAITHPDDLETNLEYMRQMLAGKIQHYNVEKRYLHKQGHIVWIFLSASLVHNAKGEPLFNAQIQDITQRKLAEEERKASQARLAGILDIAEDAIISVNETQQITLFNQGAEKIFGYTASEVIGQSLDLLLPKRAAIAHRQHIRNFDTSVGNARKMGERNEVFGQRKNGVEFPAEASISKLELAGEKIFTVILRDITERKRGEEALSQLASIVESSEDAIVGKTLDGIITSWNSGAERIYGYTAQEVKGQPISILLPPDRFNEMASILARIKQGERIPPYESVRFRKDGSQIDVAITISPIKNRAGQVTGASAIARDVSDRRAIERLKDEFVSIVSHELRTPLTSIRGALGLLAGGLLMAKPEKAQRMLEIAVSNTDRLVRLINDILDIERIESGQVAMEHQICDAATLMLQASEVMRAMADKAGVTLCVSPLSAQLYADPDRIIQTLTNLLSNAIKFSPPSSSVYLSAEIQQTAEPVKTRFLAPGAGEGGTEKEFTPSPPQPLTLTVLFKVKDQGRGIPAEKLENVFERFQQVDASDSRDKGGTGLGLAICRSIVQQHGGRIWVESTLNEGSTFFFTLPLLSGETRMLNAEDERENLSEGDVTTALAQSSLATQDGAVPLPSDADNALGTPLVLVCDDEPAVCTVVQTLLEQRGYQVKTAFSGQEAVELALQEQPAVILLDLIMPGMNGWQTMAVLKQRPDTREIPIVIFSVLSPEQSNFLKSSLENQTLSSLLEGDLLQTDLGQLQPSAPSDAIASNSITMENAAGSNIDSADSPINDISPQVSLPPNSDDDKPRPPDFTGWVRKPLNEASLFQALEQSLQQAKVAKVLLVEDDLDLARVLIARFERHGLETIHAKNGREAIQKLATMNPNLLVLDIVLPEYDGFAVVDWLRQCNRLRHIPIVVYSAKDLNNAERERLQLEQTEFLTKGRITPEQFEGRIIALLNRIVPNRKENSNGDNEAHPGN
- a CDS encoding nuclear transport factor 2 family protein yields the protein MNSEDIRIAIAQAREAWIARDAEALTALFAPDGEIILPGQQWQGQDKIRQEVTHFAQQYSDIKIEIQQIIVDGDRAVVEWYYEDTENATGHRNKADDVIVINFKEGQISRWREYFDTETPKLRTQ